The Candidatus Acidulodesulfobacterium acidiphilum sequence AATCAGTAAACTTCATTCCTACAATATTCCTTATAAGCTTGGAAATAGGGGTAAAACCGTTCTTATACCTAAAAGCGACGTTTATAAAACGAGACTAAAACTCGCTTCGATAGGTCTTCCGAGGCAGGAAGGCGTAGGCTTTTCCATATTCGACAAAGTTCAGATAGGAATGACCGATTTTATGCAGCACGTGGATTATCAAAGGGCTCTGCAGGGCGAACTTGAAAGAACTATAGACCAGATTAACAGCATTAAATATTCGAGGGTGCTTATAGTACTGCCGAGACAATCCGTTTTCGTTACGAGAAGGACGCCGGCAAAAGCGTCGGTAATCGTCAAAT is a genomic window containing:
- the fliF gene encoding flagellar M-ring protein FliF encodes the protein MAANFKELGTQLKTFFTELSIERKIVFVLVLAGVAIAIYLTAVYATAPKYGVLYSNLNATSASEIISKLHSYNIPYKLGNRGKTVLIPKSDVYKTRLKLASIGLPRQEGVGFSIFDKVQIGMTDFMQHVDYQRALQGELERTIDQINSIKYSRVLIVLPRQSVFVTRRTPAKASVIVK